In Candidatus Defluviilinea proxima, a single genomic region encodes these proteins:
- a CDS encoding stage II sporulation protein M: protein MYNIRMRVDEFYQSRKADWEALSHLLELSHKNMRGLSESQVRDISRLYRAATSDLALAKRDFPRNEVTAYLNQLVARAHAVVYHSEPLALKRLWRFATTGFPRLFRETWIFTFIATLFFVVPAIASGVDTYLRPQDAKLLLPPEAHPMIGIVEDKKLWIDIPVEERPYTSSFIMTNNIRVSFMAFASGVTVGLMTLWVLFFNGLMIGTLTGLTAFHGIGFELWTFVIGHGVIELTIIFISGGSGLMLGWSILRPGLLRRRDSLAIAARKAVYLLLGAVPWLVIAGTIEGFISPSETIAIPVKWGVGIVSGIFLYGYLLLGGREWKRRK from the coding sequence GTGTATAATATCCGTATGCGAGTTGATGAATTTTACCAGTCCCGTAAAGCTGATTGGGAGGCTTTAAGTCACCTCCTTGAGTTGAGCCATAAAAACATGCGCGGACTCAGCGAGTCGCAGGTGCGTGATATTTCGCGCCTGTATCGCGCCGCCACCTCAGACCTTGCGTTGGCCAAGCGCGATTTTCCGCGTAACGAGGTCACGGCGTATTTGAATCAACTCGTGGCGCGCGCGCATGCGGTGGTGTATCACAGCGAGCCATTGGCATTGAAACGTCTGTGGCGATTTGCCACAACGGGTTTCCCGCGTCTCTTCCGCGAAACATGGATCTTCACCTTCATCGCGACGTTGTTCTTTGTAGTGCCCGCCATCGCATCGGGTGTTGACACATACCTCCGCCCGCAGGATGCCAAATTGTTGCTTCCGCCTGAAGCGCATCCCATGATCGGCATTGTGGAAGATAAAAAATTGTGGATCGACATCCCTGTAGAGGAACGCCCTTACACTTCTTCGTTCATTATGACGAATAACATCAGGGTTTCGTTCATGGCATTTGCCAGCGGTGTGACGGTGGGACTCATGACTCTCTGGGTGCTGTTCTTCAACGGTTTGATGATCGGCACATTGACGGGGCTTACAGCCTTTCACGGCATCGGTTTCGAATTGTGGACCTTCGTCATCGGGCACGGCGTCATCGAGTTGACCATCATCTTCATCTCTGGCGGTTCAGGACTCATGTTGGGCTGGTCCATTCTTCGCCCCGGCCTTCTCCGCCGCCGAGACTCTCTCGCCATCGCTGCACGCAAAGCGGTGTATTTGTTATTAGGCGCGGTTCCGTGGTTGGTTATTGCAGGGACAATTGAAGGATTCATCTCTCCATCCGAAACCATCGCCATCCCCGTCAAGTGGGGTGTGGGTATCGTCAGCGGGATATTTTTGTATGGGTATTTGTTGCTGGGGGGAAGAGAGTGGAAGAGACGAAAGTAG
- a CDS encoding HNH endonuclease, with amino-acid sequence MQSKKWTREELIIAFNLYCKIPFGTIHIRNPKIISLAKVLGRTPSAVSWKLANFARLDPSLQDRNIAGASHGSKLDVEVWDEFVGNWDRLAFESERLLAERTDKPVEDITEIETIDLPKVGKEREALVKLRVNQSFFRKAVLAAYDFKCCVTGLELPELLNASHIIPWSKDEANRINPRNGLCLNAIHDRAFDRGLLTITPDLIIKVSKSVKKGKVSDAVQDFLLRYDGLEINKPTRFLPDIKFLKYHNKNVFRT; translated from the coding sequence ATGCAATCTAAAAAATGGACGCGCGAAGAATTGATAATTGCTTTCAATCTGTACTGCAAAATTCCATTTGGAACAATCCACATCCGTAATCCAAAAATCATTTCGCTTGCAAAGGTTTTGGGTCGCACTCCTTCGGCTGTTTCATGGAAATTGGCAAACTTTGCAAGGCTTGATCCTTCGTTGCAAGATAGGAATATTGCAGGTGCCTCGCATGGAAGTAAATTAGATGTTGAAGTTTGGGATGAATTTGTTGGAAATTGGGACAGACTTGCTTTTGAGAGTGAGAGATTGTTAGCAGAAAGAACTGACAAACCAGTTGAAGACATAACAGAAATTGAAACAATTGATTTACCAAAAGTGGGTAAGGAACGAGAAGCGCTTGTCAAACTTCGTGTTAATCAAAGTTTCTTTAGAAAAGCTGTGCTTGCTGCATATGATTTTAAATGTTGTGTAACAGGTTTGGAACTTCCTGAATTATTGAATGCGAGCCATATTATTCCTTGGTCGAAAGATGAAGCCAATCGCATAAATCCGAGAAATGGGTTATGTCTAAATGCAATTCACGACAGAGCTTTCGATAGAGGGCTACTAACTATCACTCCTGACTTGATAATAAAAGTTTCTAAATCGGTCAAGAAGGGAAAAGTAAGTGATGCGGTTCAAGATTTCCTTTTACGATATGACGGTTTAGAAATTAACAAGCCAACACGATTCTTGCCAGACATAAAGTTTCTGAAATACCATAACAAGAATGTTTTCCGGACTTGA
- the folK gene encoding 2-amino-4-hydroxy-6-hydroxymethyldihydropteridine diphosphokinase — MNHTVYLSLGSNLGNRSANLKEAISSLSPQMEVKKKSSVYETPPWGYTEQEKFLNQVLMAKTYLDPEPLLKHLKRLEVALGRKATFRYGPRLIDIDIIFYDELVIETPSLTIPHPQLPERGFVLLPMMDIAPDLIHPVNKKSIREMMAACNAGEIKKFA; from the coding sequence ATGAATCACACCGTTTACCTTTCTCTTGGCTCCAACCTTGGCAATCGTTCTGCAAATTTAAAAGAGGCCATCTCTTCCCTCTCACCTCAAATGGAAGTGAAGAAAAAATCAAGCGTTTACGAAACGCCGCCCTGGGGATACACTGAGCAGGAAAAATTTCTCAATCAAGTGTTGATGGCAAAGACATATCTTGATCCTGAACCTTTGCTCAAGCACCTCAAGCGATTGGAAGTGGCACTGGGACGCAAAGCCACGTTTCGGTACGGTCCACGCTTGATCGACATTGATATTATCTTCTACGATGAACTCGTCATCGAAACACCTTCGTTGACCATTCCACATCCGCAACTGCCCGAGCGCGGATTCGTATTACTGCCTATGATGGATATCGCACCAGACCTGATACACCCCGTGAACAAGAAAAGCATCCGTGAAATGATGGCGGCATGCAACGCAGGTGAGATCAAGAAGTTTGCATAA
- a CDS encoding DUF58 domain-containing protein — protein sequence MFPTTRSLLLILITAPLMAVGAWIPFMEWIAWGYFIIVLSAMFIDWRMAGKIDQFELRREHDNKLSLGAENPIRVSLRNRSWRGVSFTVRDEAPEKFKIETRTMEGRVSPRGEWEHIYHVHPLRRGDYQFGDLTLRWVGPLGLIVRQAKVEAKEPVKVYPNLLDVRRYDLLLKRNRLHEMGLRTTRQFGEGTEFERLREYLPDDEYRRINWKATARRNFPVTVEYQTERSQQVIAVLDVGRMMQSPVADIAKLDYVVNAVLLLTYVATGKGDRVGMMSFADDVQHYLSPRQGRGQFYRMLELLYAVEPQPVEPNYRKALAYLAVKQRRRALVVVFTDLTGGASLNSLVAQMALLAKSSLPLVVTISDPDVVDASQMKPNDSLGVYQRAVANQILDERKVILDSLRQRGVLTLDVPANQLSMSVINRYLELKGRMQL from the coding sequence ATGTTTCCTACCACTCGCTCTCTTCTCTTGATTCTCATTACCGCTCCTCTCATGGCAGTGGGTGCTTGGATTCCATTCATGGAGTGGATCGCTTGGGGATATTTCATCATCGTTCTTTCGGCCATGTTCATCGATTGGCGCATGGCGGGAAAGATCGATCAATTCGAGTTGAGACGTGAACACGATAATAAGTTATCGCTTGGCGCGGAGAACCCGATACGCGTCAGCTTGAGAAACCGCTCGTGGCGCGGAGTCAGCTTCACGGTCCGTGATGAGGCGCCTGAGAAGTTCAAGATCGAAACGCGGACAATGGAAGGTCGGGTGAGTCCGCGCGGCGAATGGGAACATATCTATCACGTGCATCCGTTACGGCGTGGCGATTATCAATTTGGCGATCTGACGTTGCGTTGGGTGGGTCCACTGGGATTGATCGTGCGGCAGGCAAAGGTGGAGGCGAAAGAGCCGGTCAAGGTGTATCCGAATCTGTTGGATGTGCGGCGCTATGACTTGTTGTTGAAGCGCAATCGCTTGCATGAGATGGGCTTGCGGACAACGCGTCAGTTCGGCGAAGGGACGGAGTTTGAGCGTTTGCGTGAGTATCTGCCCGATGACGAATATCGGCGCATCAATTGGAAGGCGACTGCGCGACGCAACTTCCCGGTGACGGTGGAGTATCAAACCGAACGAAGCCAGCAGGTGATCGCAGTGCTGGATGTGGGACGCATGATGCAAAGCCCGGTGGCTGACATTGCAAAGTTAGATTATGTGGTGAATGCGGTGCTGTTGTTGACGTATGTGGCAACGGGCAAAGGTGACCGCGTGGGCATGATGAGTTTCGCGGACGATGTGCAACATTATCTCAGCCCACGGCAGGGACGTGGTCAGTTCTATCGCATGTTGGAGTTATTGTATGCGGTGGAGCCGCAACCCGTGGAACCGAATTATCGCAAGGCGTTGGCGTATCTGGCCGTGAAGCAGAGACGGCGTGCATTGGTGGTCGTGTTCACGGATCTGACCGGCGGCGCGAGTTTGAATTCTTTGGTCGCACAGATGGCGCTGTTGGCGAAAAGCAGTCTGCCGTTGGTGGTGACGATCAGCGATCCAGACGTGGTGGATGCTTCGCAGATGAAGCCAAATGATTCATTGGGCGTGTATCAACGCGCGGTGGCAAATCAAATATTGGACGAACGCAAGGTGATCCTTGATTCGCTCCGTCAACGCGGGGTGTTGACGTTGGATGTGCCTGCGAACCAATTGTCAATGTCGGTAATCAATCGTTATCTGGAGTTGAAAGGGAGAATGCAGTTGTAG
- a CDS encoding DUF4129 domain-containing protein, whose translation MAIWLIAILSLTSISAVRQDETPMPLSEYWETIRSTRQALAQMESSPEGQVKQQLSDLAAKWERVTAVEISKDNVVAIDPSFLVAELKTNPPNIARLKSLLDALLAAHQQYPQEVFTVQDIEPLRGILARPEFQWEKQAQASESPAWLQKIFDFFDKLMERLSYGVQNTIYYGRVPLIVAAVIIFLISLYFLSLNLSRNLVREAQLAIESEDADALLTSSGAMQRAQSLSSQGDYRNAVRYLYLSSLLVLDERGLLRYDRSRTNREYLRSISSKPELSKPLSDVIDVFDRVWYGFESVDENTFQSYVKHVDELREKKE comes from the coding sequence TTGGCAATTTGGCTGATCGCGATCCTGTCACTGACGAGTATTTCGGCAGTACGGCAGGATGAAACGCCCATGCCGCTATCAGAGTATTGGGAAACCATCCGAAGCACGAGGCAGGCCCTCGCGCAGATGGAGTCGTCCCCTGAGGGGCAGGTCAAGCAACAGTTGAGTGATCTGGCCGCAAAGTGGGAACGAGTCACAGCGGTAGAAATATCCAAAGATAATGTAGTTGCGATTGATCCGTCTTTTTTGGTGGCGGAGTTAAAAACTAATCCACCCAACATTGCGCGGCTCAAATCACTGTTGGATGCATTGCTCGCGGCACATCAACAATACCCACAGGAAGTTTTCACTGTTCAAGATATCGAACCGTTGCGAGGGATTCTTGCACGGCCGGAGTTTCAATGGGAAAAGCAGGCGCAAGCAAGTGAAAGCCCAGCTTGGTTGCAAAAGATATTCGACTTCTTCGATAAGTTGATGGAACGACTTTCATACGGAGTGCAGAATACGATCTATTATGGGCGCGTACCATTGATCGTGGCGGCGGTGATCATCTTCTTGATTAGTTTGTATTTCCTCTCTCTAAACCTTTCTCGCAACCTTGTGCGTGAGGCGCAACTCGCCATCGAGAGCGAAGATGCCGATGCACTACTCACATCAAGTGGAGCGATGCAACGCGCACAGTCGCTTTCGAGTCAGGGTGATTATCGTAACGCCGTGCGCTACTTGTATCTTTCCTCGTTACTCGTTCTCGATGAACGCGGATTGTTACGGTATGACCGTTCACGCACCAACCGTGAATATTTGCGAAGCATCTCATCCAAGCCTGAACTCTCGAAGCCTTTAAGTGATGTGATCGACGTGTTCGACCGCGTCTGGTATGGATTCGAGTCTGTGGACGAGAACACATTCCAATCCTATGTGAAGCATGTAGATGAACTACGGGAGAAGAAGGAATGA
- a CDS encoding RDD family protein: MSIPEETLNIHTPENVAFDYQVAGIGSRFLAALIDTLLVAVLQVVVIVTYLVILSVFSIDSSGSAESWVTAIFILIIFVFYWGYYILFEIFWNGQTPGKRWTSLRVIRNDGTPITISEALIRNLIRIVDFLPAMYGAGIVTMFVDPRSRRLGDIAASTLVVHDRAPISIQSLSLKRAVNFKPQGLTKVSLEGFPIERLTNDDLNLIEDFLTRRDQLTHRSQLAIQILNTLHTRLGLPLPSINRIEAEDTLVAIIQEIQNRDNEGNGT, translated from the coding sequence ATGAGCATCCCAGAAGAAACCCTCAACATTCACACCCCCGAGAACGTAGCCTTCGATTATCAGGTGGCGGGCATTGGCTCACGCTTCCTCGCCGCATTGATAGACACATTGCTTGTGGCGGTCTTACAAGTGGTGGTCATCGTCACATATCTTGTCATCCTCAGTGTATTTAGCATTGATTCCTCCGGCAGTGCAGAATCCTGGGTGACGGCCATCTTTATCTTGATCATCTTCGTTTTCTATTGGGGATATTACATTCTCTTTGAAATTTTCTGGAACGGGCAAACGCCTGGTAAACGCTGGACCAGTTTACGCGTTATTCGTAACGACGGTACGCCCATCACCATCTCCGAAGCGCTCATCCGCAACCTGATCCGCATCGTTGACTTTCTGCCCGCCATGTACGGCGCCGGTATCGTCACCATGTTCGTGGACCCACGTTCACGCCGTCTCGGTGACATCGCCGCGAGCACGCTCGTCGTCCATGATCGCGCGCCGATCTCCATCCAGTCCCTTTCGCTGAAACGTGCCGTCAACTTCAAGCCACAAGGACTCACCAAGGTCTCGCTGGAGGGCTTCCCCATTGAACGGCTGACCAATGACGATCTGAACCTGATCGAGGACTTCCTCACCCGTCGCGATCAATTGACTCACCGTTCCCAACTCGCCATTCAAATTCTCAACACGCTTCATACGCGCCTCGGCCTGCCTCTGCCTTCGATCAACCGCATCGAAGCGGAAGATACTCTCGTGGCGATCATACAAGAAATTCAAAACCGAGATAACGAAGGCAATGGTACATAA
- the folP gene encoding dihydropteroate synthase — protein sequence MGILNVTPDSFSGDGLMSHGKRVEQSLQQAEHFLKHGADILDIGGESTRPGSQPVSAEEEIERVIPVIQAIAKQFPEAIISIDTYKARVAEEAFQAGAHILNDVWALRADPKLASVAKTFNVPVILMHNRSNPASVEVREQLGNAYIGSEYVDLIEDVKRELLVSVELAKQAGIEESHIILDPGVGFGKKREHNLKLINRLGEIRALGYPVLLGPSRKSFIGFTLDLPADERIEGTAATVAVGITRGADIIRVHDVKEMARVAKMTDAIVRK from the coding sequence ATGGGGATTCTCAACGTAACCCCTGATTCATTTTCAGGGGATGGATTGATGTCACATGGGAAGAGGGTCGAACAATCATTGCAACAGGCGGAACACTTCCTCAAACATGGTGCGGATATTCTCGATATTGGTGGTGAGTCCACGAGGCCTGGCTCGCAACCTGTCAGCGCAGAGGAAGAGATCGAACGAGTCATCCCGGTGATTCAGGCCATCGCAAAACAATTCCCCGAAGCTATCATTTCCATAGACACGTACAAGGCGCGCGTTGCGGAAGAAGCATTCCAAGCGGGCGCTCATATTCTTAATGACGTGTGGGCGCTTCGTGCGGACCCTAAGCTTGCTTCTGTTGCGAAGACGTTTAACGTCCCTGTGATCTTGATGCATAACCGCAGTAACCCCGCCAGCGTGGAAGTGCGCGAACAACTGGGCAATGCCTATATAGGCTCTGAATACGTGGACCTGATCGAGGATGTGAAACGCGAGTTACTCGTCAGCGTGGAGTTGGCGAAACAGGCTGGGATCGAGGAAAGCCATATTATTCTGGATCCAGGCGTCGGCTTTGGAAAGAAGCGTGAGCATAATCTCAAACTCATCAACAGACTCGGTGAAATCCGTGCATTGGGATACCCGGTACTGTTGGGGCCATCCAGAAAATCATTCATTGGCTTTACACTTGACCTGCCCGCGGACGAACGGATCGAAGGCACAGCCGCGACAGTGGCCGTGGGCATCACGCGCGGCGCAGACATCATCCGCGTGCACGATGTGAAAGAGATGGCACGTGTGGCAAAGATGACGGATGCGATCGTGAGAAAATAA
- a CDS encoding ClbS/DfsB family four-helix bundle protein, whose amino-acid sequence MSITKERTLSYVEQEWGTYIERFRHLPQDEQKKRVNAQGYEQFRDMLAHILAWWEEGMGIILAIAEEREYERKKYDFDVFNAEAIARHKPWNETEFLTHFEKTRQKMGADLKSMNEAVFENRRVKGWLNGIIFGHAREHLVALSRFLVVDMLENEWATYIADFKALDDEKKKEFLEKQGFEKFHDLLAHIVGWWEEGARIITGIMDSPSFTWEAHDTDAFNKELTEKFSTWTDADLFAHYESVRLALIDLVAELPEDALLNKDIEGWLKDDVVDHYEEHPIPA is encoded by the coding sequence ATGTCCATCACAAAAGAGCGCACACTTTCCTATGTTGAACAGGAATGGGGAACCTATATTGAACGTTTCCGTCATCTGCCCCAAGACGAGCAGAAAAAACGCGTCAACGCTCAAGGCTATGAACAATTCCGCGATATGCTGGCACACATCCTTGCCTGGTGGGAGGAAGGAATGGGCATCATCCTTGCCATCGCCGAAGAACGCGAATACGAACGCAAAAAGTATGATTTCGATGTTTTCAATGCAGAGGCGATTGCCCGCCACAAACCATGGAACGAAACCGAGTTCTTGACTCACTTTGAGAAAACGCGTCAGAAAATGGGAGCAGACCTAAAGTCGATGAATGAGGCGGTTTTCGAGAATCGACGGGTCAAAGGCTGGTTGAACGGAATCATCTTCGGTCATGCGCGCGAACATCTCGTCGCGCTGAGTCGCTTTCTCGTTGTCGATATGCTGGAGAACGAATGGGCCACCTATATCGCCGATTTCAAAGCGCTTGATGATGAAAAGAAAAAAGAATTTCTTGAGAAGCAAGGCTTTGAAAAATTTCATGACCTGCTTGCCCATATCGTCGGCTGGTGGGAGGAAGGTGCACGCATCATTACCGGCATTATGGACAGTCCGTCCTTCACATGGGAAGCGCACGACACCGATGCGTTTAATAAGGAACTGACCGAAAAATTTTCAACATGGACAGACGCAGACCTGTTCGCACATTATGAATCTGTGCGGCTTGCCCTGATAGACCTCGTGGCCGAATTGCCCGAAGATGCCTTGTTGAATAAGGACATCGAAGGCTGGCTCAAGGATGATGTGGTGGATCATTACGAAGAACACCCCATCCCCGCCTGA
- a CDS encoding DUF4350 domain-containing protein — protein sequence MKRLSRDTKLGIGILILLIAVTVFAATQKKTAQVYPRLSSISSAPNGALALKLWVEKLGYEVSDNVLTKFAPPANASIVFMLEPSFPTEDDMKAIDKWVEAGNTLILIGEQYGMFSAADHYDFTLNYRPNAGIALKLEAPILLSPSAFTPNNVNTNFTLDSKRDDYVVEMTSQGLPVLVSFEQGRGRIILGTISDAFTNVGLKQEGNPELVLNILALAKDKGTVWFDEWHHGVQSGEEILGPTEFLRRTPIGRALVFIVIAIAIVFFMQGRGFGRPVPLPQEIRRRGAIEHVTGIANLSRRAAHRSVVMMNYHQQIKRKLGQRYRLDPGMDDAEYVNKLFEYNPAIDKNELLNLLKRLRRKDLNETEMVHLAGEASKWIDG from the coding sequence ATGAAGCGCCTCTCTCGTGACACAAAGCTGGGTATCGGAATCCTGATCCTTCTCATCGCTGTGACCGTTTTCGCAGCGACTCAAAAGAAGACGGCGCAGGTATATCCGCGCTTATCGAGCATTTCATCAGCGCCCAATGGCGCACTGGCTTTGAAGTTGTGGGTGGAGAAGTTAGGGTACGAGGTCAGCGACAACGTGTTGACCAAGTTTGCCCCTCCTGCAAACGCATCCATTGTCTTTATGTTGGAACCATCTTTCCCCACTGAGGATGATATGAAGGCCATCGATAAGTGGGTGGAGGCTGGCAACACGTTGATCTTGATCGGCGAGCAATATGGTATGTTTTCCGCCGCAGACCATTACGACTTTACATTGAATTACCGTCCCAATGCCGGTATTGCTTTAAAGCTAGAGGCGCCAATCCTGCTTTCACCCTCGGCGTTCACCCCGAACAATGTCAATACAAACTTCACACTCGATTCAAAGCGTGATGACTACGTAGTTGAAATGACATCTCAAGGATTGCCTGTGCTGGTGTCCTTTGAACAAGGGCGTGGTCGTATCATTCTCGGAACGATTTCTGATGCTTTTACCAATGTCGGTTTAAAGCAAGAGGGCAACCCCGAACTGGTTTTGAACATCCTGGCGCTTGCAAAGGATAAAGGAACTGTCTGGTTCGATGAATGGCATCACGGTGTGCAAAGCGGCGAGGAGATCCTTGGCCCGACTGAATTTTTGCGACGCACTCCAATCGGACGAGCGTTGGTATTCATTGTCATCGCTATTGCCATTGTCTTCTTCATGCAAGGGCGCGGCTTCGGCAGGCCAGTGCCCCTCCCACAAGAGATCAGACGCCGTGGCGCCATTGAGCATGTGACTGGTATCGCCAACCTCAGCCGTCGCGCCGCGCATCGCTCAGTGGTAATGATGAATTATCATCAGCAGATCAAACGCAAATTGGGCCAACGTTATCGTCTCGACCCCGGCATGGATGATGCAGAATACGTGAACAAGTTATTTGAATACAATCCTGCGATTGATAAGAACGAACTATTGAACCTGCTAAAACGTTTGCGACGCAAGGATTTGAATGAAACCGAAATGGTGCATCTCGCTGGCGAGGCATCGAAATGGATTGATGGTTAA
- a CDS encoding MoxR family ATPase, translating into MNPTELKNIFEGLRTEANKVLVGLQEPFELLAVALFTGGHVLLEGVPGTAKTLMAKTLAHMVQATFTRVQFTPDLMPSDILGTSIFDVRTTQFHLKKGPVFTQLLLADEINRAPAKTQSALLEAMEEKQVNLEGERHQLDAPFMVVATQNPIEYEGTYPLPEAQLDRFMFKVLVPYSPLEDEVEVLRRYHQGFNAHDLDAAGLKPVLTAKQVVETREAIKQIVVEEGILNYVAKIGVASRQSPDIVLGASTRATTHVLLAAKTFAALQGRSFVIPDDVKFVVPPVYRHRILLKPEAEIEGLDADSVIQRVLGSVEVPR; encoded by the coding sequence ATGAACCCAACCGAACTCAAGAATATCTTTGAAGGATTACGCACCGAGGCGAACAAAGTCCTAGTGGGATTGCAGGAGCCGTTCGAACTGCTCGCGGTTGCGCTCTTTACCGGCGGACACGTTCTCTTGGAAGGTGTACCGGGCACAGCGAAGACGTTGATGGCGAAGACTCTCGCGCACATGGTGCAGGCGACGTTCACCCGCGTCCAATTTACGCCGGACCTGATGCCGTCCGATATTCTTGGTACAAGCATCTTCGATGTGCGAACTACCCAGTTCCACCTCAAAAAGGGACCGGTCTTCACGCAGTTGCTCCTCGCAGACGAGATCAACCGCGCTCCCGCCAAGACGCAATCTGCTTTGCTCGAAGCGATGGAAGAGAAACAGGTCAACCTCGAAGGCGAGCGCCATCAACTGGATGCGCCGTTCATGGTGGTAGCCACACAGAACCCCATTGAATACGAAGGGACTTATCCGCTTCCCGAAGCGCAATTGGACCGCTTCATGTTCAAGGTGCTGGTTCCGTACTCGCCGCTCGAAGATGAAGTGGAAGTGTTGCGTCGCTATCATCAGGGATTCAATGCACATGACCTCGATGCCGCTGGCTTGAAGCCGGTCTTGACCGCGAAACAAGTGGTCGAAACCCGCGAAGCCATTAAACAGATCGTTGTGGAAGAAGGCATCTTGAACTACGTTGCGAAGATCGGCGTGGCAAGCCGTCAGTCACCAGACATTGTGCTCGGTGCCAGCACACGCGCCACAACACATGTTCTTCTCGCCGCGAAAACCTTCGCTGCCTTACAAGGACGAAGCTTCGTCATCCCGGATGATGTCAAATTCGTGGTGCCGCCGGTGTACAGACATCGTATCTTGTTGAAACCCGAAGCCGAGATTGAAGGCTTGGATGCAGACTCTGTAATTCAGAGAGTTTTGGGTTCTGTCGAGGTACCGAGATAA
- a CDS encoding STAS/SEC14 domain-containing protein: protein MTEIKPLNWTPKPGVGLTVVRRGDGGMTLTFTDLSDATLSDWREFALDHLLGAAGRTRNLYDLRAVKDISEKAIRMAVEANSDPSARNIRVAVVVATETAANAIRDVASLAIAGAASAMKIFTDINEAEAWLARPLDQIP, encoded by the coding sequence ATGACCGAAATTAAACCCTTGAACTGGACCCCCAAACCCGGCGTCGGCCTGACCGTTGTGCGCCGTGGCGATGGTGGCATGACATTGACCTTCACCGACCTCTCTGATGCCACGCTCAGCGATTGGCGCGAATTTGCCCTCGATCATCTACTCGGTGCCGCAGGCCGCACACGCAACCTGTATGACCTGCGTGCAGTCAAAGATATCTCCGAGAAAGCCATTCGCATGGCTGTCGAAGCGAACAGCGATCCATCCGCACGCAACATCCGTGTGGCGGTGGTGGTAGCAACGGAAACTGCGGCAAATGCCATCCGTGATGTTGCCTCACTCGCAATCGCTGGCGCCGCTTCAGCCATGAAGATCTTCACCGATATCAACGAAGCCGAAGCCTGGCTCGCCCGCCCGCTCGATCAAATACCGTAG